In a single window of the Bactrocera dorsalis isolate Fly_Bdor chromosome 2, ASM2337382v1, whole genome shotgun sequence genome:
- the LOC105229584 gene encoding uncharacterized protein LOC105229584 isoform X2, whose product MPYESMHHHQSSAPNGMLDSLSLQLRDAEMRRTEIERAHQETLVQIRNMSSSSRPDTEAVENLQSRARELEKKVALENVHCEELQIELTSALKAKAARSGGGDRGNYGGISASSASASSAAAISGTSSTVTWAPTISHQDQGSEIDIIMAKIEQDNRVLAELEQPRTSAKGMSSMPTSSILNNTNSEFQTISKSELEEELNRYKRAVLGGTSGTAVGSSALTSSYGTAATTGAGGLPSSLTSTLPNGASAMSAALVGSGGSGGVGVGVSGGGGSSVGSGGGSGGSGPGGGSGGGGVMGLSSISALVPNSIGGISSSLSSHAIQSMNTAASAYGAGPTSVEKLLSGTSGIAGGIPPLPVNIHTMKSMPSALSQSTTMPILSLNAHNIPTGTSSYSALGLSGAGTVGVPPLGSSLTHPALGNMLDTSTLLGTTGLSGLSGVGGASSLYGLGAGPGIGGLSGLTSGLPNSYVPPFIDVGSSTSYPYSSAALRTATKMKMLDEIDIPLTRYGNRSSPCSPIPPSTWGLDEFTDSLSASMLHNRGNLALGALDLETRNHNLNGVSEPQVDMLDIPGKGRCCVFIARFPYDPPEEAEGELSLCAGDYLLVWTSGEPQGGYLDAELLDGRRGLVPASFVQRLIGDDLLEFHQAVLSTLRDAEDGSMQCDTTSLPSLPPHNPLLTHTQEDLARLSETHTDLEHDQDDISDNVPAPKHLTLERQLNKSVLIGWSPPEPVGYNLIDSYHVYVDGVLKVTVKANERTRALIEGVDSNRPHRISVRSVTQNRQTSRDAACTMIIGRDTSHLGPSAVRASHITCSSAVISWLPANSNHQHVVCVNNVEVRTVKPGVYRHTITGLAPSTQYRVTVRAKHLRAAGGQPTPGRPQEEAPGAYADFRTLTKGLPDPPQDIQLEAGPQDGTILVTWQPVNRPTSSGPVTGYAVYADGKKVTDINSPTGDHALIDIGKLGVFNPRAVTIRTKSRDAQSADSAPILIPNTVRSAVGRRGPQQMGMGPQQMQPGTHGMPGQMSMPGQPLQQQQHMMGQDPNQYDPNQQMQHGQQQQQAGQQQGQPGQQPDGSHGLLGGLLGGLFSKPTTQSQVNQNVNGYQPGTGQRPMMQGRPPGPQMMGGQQPGQQPYGPQGQMGTQQRFPGQRGPAPGQMQGQMPGQLQGQMQGQGQMPGQMQGQIAGQMQGQMPLQMQGQMAGQMQGAMGPRGPLNPQQQMQQQQHQQQQQQQQQQQQGQMGMGPGQQPLNQQQQLAAQKKPRYFVAMFDYDPSTMSPNPDGCDEELPFQEGDTIKVYGDKDADGFYWGELRGRRGYVPHNMVTEVDDGTGGMGPMPGGPPQPGGPGQVMPGQGGPQQSMRNVSRDRWGDIYANMPVKRMIALYDYDPQELSPNVDAEQVELSFKTGEVILVYGDMDEDGFYMGELDGIRGLVPSNFLAEAPDQYNNQMGPAGRGGLSQRGRGQGPGARGPPPPPRDNMMPGMTGQRGSIGKNARPASPTLLDNTGLPAPDHQTQGMIGRGGNVGMQQQLQQQQPYGQQQAQQQQQQMGMGQMGQQQQGMMGQPQQQQPMGGQMGQMNAMGQMGQMTPQQQQQQQQQQQQQQQQQQQQMGMGGQMGQMGQMGAMGQQQQAGMMGGQQQMGMGGMAGQQQQQPPVTTQSSGGLFSGATSLLSGATSAATGGLFGSKQPPKQDPMQPPVGAQPMQPGQQQPPPQGQQPPPQGQGPGAGLLGGLKGIAAAAPGGDVLSKGKDLFGKFGFGFGK is encoded by the exons ATGCCGTACGAGTCAATGCACCATCATCAGTCATCAGCGCCCAACGGCATGTTGGACTCATTGAGTTTGCAGCTCCGTGATGCGGAGATGCGCCGCACTGAAATTGAGCGCGCACACCAG GAAACGTTGGTACAAATACGCAATATGTCGAGCAGCAGTCGCCCGGACACAGAAGCTGTTGAGAATCTGCAGTCGCGCGCGCGTGAACTTGAGAAAAAA GTCGCTTTGGAAAATGTACACTGCGAGGAATTGCAAATTGAATTAACGTCCGCATTGAAGGCGAAGGCTGCGCGTTCAGGCGGTGGCGACCGAGGCAACTATGGCGGCATTTCAGCATCAAGCGCAAGTGCTTCTTCAGCGGCCGCCATATCGGGCACAAGTTCCACAGTCACGTGGGCACCGACAATCAGTCATCAGGACCAAGGCTCTGAAATCGATATCATTATGGCGAAAATTGAACAG GATAATCGCGTATTGGCCGAGCTGGAGCAGCCACGTACATCGGCCAAGGGCATGTCGTCGATGCCAACAAGTTCCATATTGAATAACACAAATAGTGAATTTCAAACCATATCAAAAAGCG AATTAGAAGAAGAGTTGAACCGTTATAAGCGAGCAG TGTTGGGCGGCACAAGCGGCACCGCCGTCGGTAGTTCGGCGCTCACCAGCAGCTATGGTACCGCAGCCACCACCGGCGCTGGTGGCCTACCCTCATCGCTTACCTCCACACTGCCGAATGGCGCTAGCGCCATGTCAGCCGCATTAGTTGGTAGTGGAGGCAGCGGCGGTGTTGGTGTTGGCGTTAGTGGAGGTGGTGGCAGCAGTGTCGGCAGTGGTGGTGGTAGCGGCGGCAGTGGTCCAGGCGGTGGCAGCGGCGGCGGTGGTGTTATGGGCCTCTCATCTATATCAGCGCTGGTGCCCAACTCCATTGGCGGCATATCGTCGAGTTTGAGCAGTCATGCTATACAGTCGATGAACACGGCCGCGTCCGCCTATGGCGCTGGTCCCACGTCCGTTGAGAAACTGCTAAGCGGAACAAGTGGAATCGCTGGCGGCATTCCACCATTGCCGGTAAATATTCATACGATGAAGTCTATGCCATCAGCATTAAGTCag AGCACAACCATGCCCATCTTGTCGTTGAACGCGCATAACATACCGACCGGTACGAGCAGTTACTCGGCACTGGGGCTTAGTGGTGCCGGCACTGTTGGAGTGCCGCCGCTGGGCTCGTCGCTGACACACCCCGCCTTGGGTAATATGCTCGATACGAGTACCCTGCTCGGCACTACTGGTTTGTCGGGTTTGAGCGGAGTGGGGGGCGCTTCTTCGTTGTATGGATTGGGCGCTGGCCCCGGCATTGGTGGTTTAAGTGGACTTACCAGTGGTCTACCTAATTCTTATGTCCCACCCTTCATTGACGTGGGTTCGAGCACCTCATATCCCTATTCGTCGGCTGCATTGCGTACTgctacaaaaatgaaaatgctcGATGAGATTGATATACCGTTGACACGTTATGGAAATCGCAGCTCGCCGTGCTCACCGATACCGCCCAGCACGTGGGGACTCGATGAGTTCACTGATAGTTTGAGTGCTTCAATGTTACATAATCGTGGCAATTTGGCGTTGGGGGCATTGGATTTGGAAA CACGAAATCATAATTTAAATGGCGTTAGTGAACCACAAGTAGACATGTTGGACATACCGGGCAAGGGACGATGCTGCGTTTTCATAGCGCGTTTTCCATACGATCCACCAGA GGAAGCTGAAGGTGAATTATCGCTTTGCGCTGGTGATTATTTACTCGTTTGGACGAGCGGCGAACCACAAGGCGGCTATTTAGATGCGGAATTGCTAGATGGTCGACGAGGTCTAGTGCCTGCCTCATTTGTGCAACGTTTGATTG GTGATGATCTTTTGGAATTCCATCAAGCAGTACTGTCGACATTGCGTGACGCCGAGGATGGTTCTATGCAATGTGACACTACTTCGTTGCCCTCGCTGCCACCTCACAACCCTTTGCTCACACACACCCAGGAGGACTTGGCACGTTTGAGTGAGACGCACACAGATTTGGAACACGACCAGGATGACATAAGTGATAATG TTCCAGCACCGAAGCACTTAACGTTGGAGCGCCAGCTAAATAAAAGTGTGCTTATCGGTTGGTCACCACCGGAACCAGTGGGCTATAATCTCATTGACAGCTATCATGTCTATGTGGACGGCGTCCTGAAAGTAACGGTAAAAGCTAATGAGCGGACACGAGCGCTTATAGAGGGCGTAGACTCAAACAGG CCACATCGTATTAGCGTGCGTAGTGTTACACAGAATCGGCAGACATCACGCGATGCCGCATGTACAATGATTATTGGACGCGACACCTCGCATTTAGGCCCTTCAGCGGTGCGAGCTTCGCATATTACGTGTTCATCGGCGGTCATATCATGGTTACCGGCCAACTCAAATCATCAGCATGTGGTGTGCGTGAATAATGTAGAAGTGCGTACGGTCAAACCGGGTGTCTATCGTCACACAATTACCGGGCTGGCCCCGAGCACACAATATCGAGTCACAGTGCGGGCTAAACACCTGCGAGCAGCGGGTGGTCAACCTACACCGGGACGTCCGCAAGAGGAAGCACCGGGTGCGTATGCTGATTTCCGTACGTTGACCAAGGGCTTGCCCGACCCGCCACAG GATATCCAACTTGAGGCTGGTCCTCAAGATGGTACCATTTTGGTGACATGGCAGCCGGTTAACCGGCCAACATCTTCTGGCCCCGTAACCGGCTATGCTGTGTACGCCGATGGTAAGAAAGTAACAGACATTAACTCACCAACTGGGGATCATGCGCTCATCGATATCGGCAAACTGGGCGTATTTAATCCACGTGCGGTCACCATACGCACCAAATCGCGAGACGCACAATCAGCCGATAGCGCACCCATACTAATACCAA ATACGGTGCGCAGTGCAGTAGGTCGTCGAGGGCCTCAACAAATGGGCATGGGTCCGCAACAAATGCAACCCGGCACCCATGGCATGCCCGGTCAAATGAGCATGCCCGGTCAACCGcttcagcagcagcaacatatGATGGGCCAGGATCCGAATCAATATGACCCAAATCAACAAATGCAACacggacaacaacaacaacaagccggGCAACAGCAAGGGCAACCAGGACAACAG CCTGACGGAAGCCATGGCTTATTAGGTGGGCTGCTTGGTGGCCTCTTCTCAAAACCCACTACTCAGAGTCAAGTGAATCAGAATGTCAAT GGCTATCAGCCAGGCACGGGGCAGCGGCCCATGATGCAGGGTCGACCACCTGGTCCTCAGATGATGGGTGGACAACAACCTGGTCAGCAGCCTTATGGTCCACAAGGGCAAATGGGTACACAACAGCGTTTCCCCGGCCAACGTGGACCCGCTCCGGGGCAGATGCAAGGACAAATGCCCGGGCAATTGCAGGGGCAGATGCAAGGTCAAGGCCAAATGCCTGGGCAAATGCAGGGTCAAATAGCCGGCCAGATGCAGGGTCAAATGCCCCTACAAATGCAAGGTCAAATGGCCGGACAAATGCAAGGTGCTATGGGTCCTCGAGGCCCACTAAatccacaacaacaaatgcagcaacagcaacatcagcagcagcagcagcaacaacagcaacaacaacagggaCAAATGGGTATGGGCCCTGGGCAACAACCattaaatcaacaacaacaattggcgGCACAAAAGAAACCACGTTACTTCGTCGCTATGTTCGACTATGACCCAAGCACAATGAGTCCAAATCCAGATGGATGCGACGAAGAACTGCCATTCCAAGAAGGTGACACAATCAAG GTTTATGGGGACAAAGACGCTGATGGCTTTTATTGGGGTGAACTGCGCGGGCGTCGTGGCTATGTACCGCACAATATGGTAACGGAAGTAGATGATGGTACCGGTGGTATGGGCCCAATGCCGGGCGGACCTCCGCAGCCTGGTGGTCCGGGTCAAGTGATGCCCGGACAGGGTGGGCCCCAACAAAGTATGCGTAATGTAAGTCGCGACCGTTGGGGTGATATCTATGCAAACATGCCGGTGAAACGTATGATCGCGCTATATGATTATGATCCGCAAGAGCTGAGTCCGAATGTGGATGCGGAA CAGGTGGAATTGAGCTTCAAAACGGGTGAGGTAATACTCGTTTATGGTGATATGGATGAAGATGGTTTCTATATGGGTGAACTGGACGGTATACGTGGTCTTGTGCCGTCAAATTTCCTCGCCGAAGCACCCGATCAGTACAACAATCAAATGGGACCAGCAGGACGTGGTGGCCTAAGTCAACGGGGTAGAGGACAAGGCCCCGGCGCCAGAGGACCTCCGCCACCGCCTAGAGATAACATGATGCCCGGCATGACTGGGCAACGTGGTTCCATAGGCAAAA ATGCTCGCCCTGCTTCCCCTACACTGTTAGACAACACGGGCCTCCCTGCCCCCGATCACCAAACGCAG GGGATGATCGGTCGCGGTGGTAATGTTGgtatgcaacaacaacttcaacaacaacaaccatatgGTCAGCAACAggcacagcagcagcaacaacaaatgggtATGGGTCAAATGGGGCAACAACAGCAGGGCATGATGgggcaaccacaacaacaacagccgatGGGAGGACAAATGGGCCAAATGAACGCTATGGGTCAGATGGGGCAGATGAcgccacaacagcaacagcaacagcaacagcagcaacaacaacaacaacagcaacagcaacaacaaatgggtATGGGCGGGCAGATGGGACAAATGGGCCAAATGGGTGCGATGGGGCAGCAACAGCAGGCCGGCATGATGGGCGGCCAACAACAAATGGGCATGGGCGGTATGGCggggcaacaacaacagcagccgcCCGTAACGACTCAGTCATCTGGTGGCCTATTCTCCGGTGCTACAAGCCTACTCTCAGGTGCTACTTCGGCTGCCACCGGTGGTCTATTTGGTTCGAAACAACCACCGAAACAAGATCCAATGCAACCACCAGTCGGTGCGCAGCCAATGCAGCCAGGCCAACAACAGCCACCGCCGCAAGGACAACAGCCTCCGCCACAGGGTCAGGGACCAGGGGCGGGGCTGTTGGGCGGACTAAAAGGTATTGCAGCGGCGGCGCCCGGTGGGGATGTGCTTTCAAAAGGCAAAGATCTCTTCGGAAAATTCGGATTCGGCTTTGGCAAATAA
- the LOC105229584 gene encoding uncharacterized protein LOC105229584 isoform X3, translating to MPYESMHHHQSSAPNGMLDSLSLQLRDAEMRRTEIERAHQETLVQIRNMSSSSRPDTEAVENLQSRARELEKKVALENVHCEELQIELTSALKAKAARSGGGDRGNYGGISASSASASSAAAISGTSSTVTWAPTISHQDQGSEIDIIMAKIEQDNRVLAELEQPRTSAKGMSSMPTSSILNNTNSEFQTISKSELEEELNRYKRAVLGGTSGTAVGSSALTSSYGTAATTGAGGLPSSLTSTLPNGASAMSAALVGSGGSGGVGVGVSGGGGSSVGSGGGSGGSGPGGGSGGGGVMGLSSISALVPNSIGGISSSLSSHAIQSMNTAASAYGAGPTSVEKLLSGTSGIAGGIPPLPRGTIQLYNLQSTTMPILSLNAHNIPTGTSSYSALGLSGAGTVGVPPLGSSLTHPALGNMLDTSTLLGTTGLSGLSGVGGASSLYGLGAGPGIGGLSGLTSGLPNSYVPPFIDVGSSTSYPYSSAALRTATKMKMLDEIDIPLTRYGNRSSPCSPIPPSTWGLDEFTDSLSASMLHNRGNLALGALDLETRNHNLNGVSEPQVDMLDIPGKGRCCVFIARFPYDPPEEAEGELSLCAGDYLLVWTSGEPQGGYLDAELLDGRRGLVPASFVQRLIGDDLLEFHQAVLSTLRDAEDGSMQCDTTSLPSLPPHNPLLTHTQEDLARLSETHTDLEHDQDDISDNVPAPKHLTLERQLNKSVLIGWSPPEPVGYNLIDSYHVYVDGVLKVTVKANERTRALIEGVDSNRPHRISVRSVTQNRQTSRDAACTMIIGRDTSHLGPSAVRASHITCSSAVISWLPANSNHQHVVCVNNVEVRTVKPGVYRHTITGLAPSTQYRVTVRAKHLRAAGGQPTPGRPQEEAPGAYADFRTLTKGLPDPPQDIQLEAGPQDGTILVTWQPVNRPTSSGPVTGYAVYADGKKVTDINSPTGDHALIDIGKLGVFNPRAVTIRTKSRDAQSADSAPILIPNTVRSAVGRRGPQQMGMGPQQMQPGTHGMPGQMSMPGQPLQQQQHMMGQDPNQYDPNQQMQHGQQQQQAGQQQGQPGQQPDGSHGLLGGLLGGLFSKPTTQSQVNQNVNGYQPGTGQRPMMQGRPPGPQMMGGQQPGQQPYGPQGQMGTQQRFPGQRGPAPGQMQGQMPGQLQGQMQGQGQMPGQMQGQIAGQMQGQMPLQMQGQMAGQMQGAMGPRGPLNPQQQMQQQQHQQQQQQQQQQQQGQMGMGPGQQPLNQQQQLAAQKKPRYFVAMFDYDPSTMSPNPDGCDEELPFQEGDTIKVYGDKDADGFYWGELRGRRGYVPHNMVTEVDDGTGGMGPMPGGPPQPGGPGQVMPGQGGPQQSMRNVSRDRWGDIYANMPVKRMIALYDYDPQELSPNVDAEQVELSFKTGEVILVYGDMDEDGFYMGELDGIRGLVPSNFLAEAPDQYNNQMGPAGRGGLSQRGRGQGPGARGPPPPPRDNMMPGMTGQRGSIGKNARPASPTLLDNTGLPAPDHQTQGMIGRGGNVGMQQQLQQQQPYGQQQAQQQQQQMGMGQMGQQQQGMMGQPQQQQPMGGQMGQMNAMGQMGQMTPQQQQQQQQQQQQQQQQQQQQMGMGGQMGQMGQMGAMGQQQQAGMMGGQQQMGMGGMAGQQQQQPPVTTQSSGGLFSGATSLLSGATSAATGGLFGSKQPPKQDPMQPPVGAQPMQPGQQQPPPQGQQPPPQGQGPGAGLLGGLKGIAAAAPGGDVLSKGKDLFGKFGFGFGK from the exons ATGCCGTACGAGTCAATGCACCATCATCAGTCATCAGCGCCCAACGGCATGTTGGACTCATTGAGTTTGCAGCTCCGTGATGCGGAGATGCGCCGCACTGAAATTGAGCGCGCACACCAG GAAACGTTGGTACAAATACGCAATATGTCGAGCAGCAGTCGCCCGGACACAGAAGCTGTTGAGAATCTGCAGTCGCGCGCGCGTGAACTTGAGAAAAAA GTCGCTTTGGAAAATGTACACTGCGAGGAATTGCAAATTGAATTAACGTCCGCATTGAAGGCGAAGGCTGCGCGTTCAGGCGGTGGCGACCGAGGCAACTATGGCGGCATTTCAGCATCAAGCGCAAGTGCTTCTTCAGCGGCCGCCATATCGGGCACAAGTTCCACAGTCACGTGGGCACCGACAATCAGTCATCAGGACCAAGGCTCTGAAATCGATATCATTATGGCGAAAATTGAACAG GATAATCGCGTATTGGCCGAGCTGGAGCAGCCACGTACATCGGCCAAGGGCATGTCGTCGATGCCAACAAGTTCCATATTGAATAACACAAATAGTGAATTTCAAACCATATCAAAAAGCG AATTAGAAGAAGAGTTGAACCGTTATAAGCGAGCAG TGTTGGGCGGCACAAGCGGCACCGCCGTCGGTAGTTCGGCGCTCACCAGCAGCTATGGTACCGCAGCCACCACCGGCGCTGGTGGCCTACCCTCATCGCTTACCTCCACACTGCCGAATGGCGCTAGCGCCATGTCAGCCGCATTAGTTGGTAGTGGAGGCAGCGGCGGTGTTGGTGTTGGCGTTAGTGGAGGTGGTGGCAGCAGTGTCGGCAGTGGTGGTGGTAGCGGCGGCAGTGGTCCAGGCGGTGGCAGCGGCGGCGGTGGTGTTATGGGCCTCTCATCTATATCAGCGCTGGTGCCCAACTCCATTGGCGGCATATCGTCGAGTTTGAGCAGTCATGCTATACAGTCGATGAACACGGCCGCGTCCGCCTATGGCGCTGGTCCCACGTCCGTTGAGAAACTGCTAAGCGGAACAAGTGGAATCGCTGGCGGCATTCCACCATTGCCG cGTGGCACAATACAACTGTATAATTTACAGAGCACAACCATGCCCATCTTGTCGTTGAACGCGCATAACATACCGACCGGTACGAGCAGTTACTCGGCACTGGGGCTTAGTGGTGCCGGCACTGTTGGAGTGCCGCCGCTGGGCTCGTCGCTGACACACCCCGCCTTGGGTAATATGCTCGATACGAGTACCCTGCTCGGCACTACTGGTTTGTCGGGTTTGAGCGGAGTGGGGGGCGCTTCTTCGTTGTATGGATTGGGCGCTGGCCCCGGCATTGGTGGTTTAAGTGGACTTACCAGTGGTCTACCTAATTCTTATGTCCCACCCTTCATTGACGTGGGTTCGAGCACCTCATATCCCTATTCGTCGGCTGCATTGCGTACTgctacaaaaatgaaaatgctcGATGAGATTGATATACCGTTGACACGTTATGGAAATCGCAGCTCGCCGTGCTCACCGATACCGCCCAGCACGTGGGGACTCGATGAGTTCACTGATAGTTTGAGTGCTTCAATGTTACATAATCGTGGCAATTTGGCGTTGGGGGCATTGGATTTGGAAA CACGAAATCATAATTTAAATGGCGTTAGTGAACCACAAGTAGACATGTTGGACATACCGGGCAAGGGACGATGCTGCGTTTTCATAGCGCGTTTTCCATACGATCCACCAGA GGAAGCTGAAGGTGAATTATCGCTTTGCGCTGGTGATTATTTACTCGTTTGGACGAGCGGCGAACCACAAGGCGGCTATTTAGATGCGGAATTGCTAGATGGTCGACGAGGTCTAGTGCCTGCCTCATTTGTGCAACGTTTGATTG GTGATGATCTTTTGGAATTCCATCAAGCAGTACTGTCGACATTGCGTGACGCCGAGGATGGTTCTATGCAATGTGACACTACTTCGTTGCCCTCGCTGCCACCTCACAACCCTTTGCTCACACACACCCAGGAGGACTTGGCACGTTTGAGTGAGACGCACACAGATTTGGAACACGACCAGGATGACATAAGTGATAATG TTCCAGCACCGAAGCACTTAACGTTGGAGCGCCAGCTAAATAAAAGTGTGCTTATCGGTTGGTCACCACCGGAACCAGTGGGCTATAATCTCATTGACAGCTATCATGTCTATGTGGACGGCGTCCTGAAAGTAACGGTAAAAGCTAATGAGCGGACACGAGCGCTTATAGAGGGCGTAGACTCAAACAGG CCACATCGTATTAGCGTGCGTAGTGTTACACAGAATCGGCAGACATCACGCGATGCCGCATGTACAATGATTATTGGACGCGACACCTCGCATTTAGGCCCTTCAGCGGTGCGAGCTTCGCATATTACGTGTTCATCGGCGGTCATATCATGGTTACCGGCCAACTCAAATCATCAGCATGTGGTGTGCGTGAATAATGTAGAAGTGCGTACGGTCAAACCGGGTGTCTATCGTCACACAATTACCGGGCTGGCCCCGAGCACACAATATCGAGTCACAGTGCGGGCTAAACACCTGCGAGCAGCGGGTGGTCAACCTACACCGGGACGTCCGCAAGAGGAAGCACCGGGTGCGTATGCTGATTTCCGTACGTTGACCAAGGGCTTGCCCGACCCGCCACAG GATATCCAACTTGAGGCTGGTCCTCAAGATGGTACCATTTTGGTGACATGGCAGCCGGTTAACCGGCCAACATCTTCTGGCCCCGTAACCGGCTATGCTGTGTACGCCGATGGTAAGAAAGTAACAGACATTAACTCACCAACTGGGGATCATGCGCTCATCGATATCGGCAAACTGGGCGTATTTAATCCACGTGCGGTCACCATACGCACCAAATCGCGAGACGCACAATCAGCCGATAGCGCACCCATACTAATACCAA ATACGGTGCGCAGTGCAGTAGGTCGTCGAGGGCCTCAACAAATGGGCATGGGTCCGCAACAAATGCAACCCGGCACCCATGGCATGCCCGGTCAAATGAGCATGCCCGGTCAACCGcttcagcagcagcaacatatGATGGGCCAGGATCCGAATCAATATGACCCAAATCAACAAATGCAACacggacaacaacaacaacaagccggGCAACAGCAAGGGCAACCAGGACAACAG CCTGACGGAAGCCATGGCTTATTAGGTGGGCTGCTTGGTGGCCTCTTCTCAAAACCCACTACTCAGAGTCAAGTGAATCAGAATGTCAAT GGCTATCAGCCAGGCACGGGGCAGCGGCCCATGATGCAGGGTCGACCACCTGGTCCTCAGATGATGGGTGGACAACAACCTGGTCAGCAGCCTTATGGTCCACAAGGGCAAATGGGTACACAACAGCGTTTCCCCGGCCAACGTGGACCCGCTCCGGGGCAGATGCAAGGACAAATGCCCGGGCAATTGCAGGGGCAGATGCAAGGTCAAGGCCAAATGCCTGGGCAAATGCAGGGTCAAATAGCCGGCCAGATGCAGGGTCAAATGCCCCTACAAATGCAAGGTCAAATGGCCGGACAAATGCAAGGTGCTATGGGTCCTCGAGGCCCACTAAatccacaacaacaaatgcagcaacagcaacatcagcagcagcagcagcaacaacagcaacaacaacagggaCAAATGGGTATGGGCCCTGGGCAACAACCattaaatcaacaacaacaattggcgGCACAAAAGAAACCACGTTACTTCGTCGCTATGTTCGACTATGACCCAAGCACAATGAGTCCAAATCCAGATGGATGCGACGAAGAACTGCCATTCCAAGAAGGTGACACAATCAAG GTTTATGGGGACAAAGACGCTGATGGCTTTTATTGGGGTGAACTGCGCGGGCGTCGTGGCTATGTACCGCACAATATGGTAACGGAAGTAGATGATGGTACCGGTGGTATGGGCCCAATGCCGGGCGGACCTCCGCAGCCTGGTGGTCCGGGTCAAGTGATGCCCGGACAGGGTGGGCCCCAACAAAGTATGCGTAATGTAAGTCGCGACCGTTGGGGTGATATCTATGCAAACATGCCGGTGAAACGTATGATCGCGCTATATGATTATGATCCGCAAGAGCTGAGTCCGAATGTGGATGCGGAA CAGGTGGAATTGAGCTTCAAAACGGGTGAGGTAATACTCGTTTATGGTGATATGGATGAAGATGGTTTCTATATGGGTGAACTGGACGGTATACGTGGTCTTGTGCCGTCAAATTTCCTCGCCGAAGCACCCGATCAGTACAACAATCAAATGGGACCAGCAGGACGTGGTGGCCTAAGTCAACGGGGTAGAGGACAAGGCCCCGGCGCCAGAGGACCTCCGCCACCGCCTAGAGATAACATGATGCCCGGCATGACTGGGCAACGTGGTTCCATAGGCAAAA ATGCTCGCCCTGCTTCCCCTACACTGTTAGACAACACGGGCCTCCCTGCCCCCGATCACCAAACGCAG GGGATGATCGGTCGCGGTGGTAATGTTGgtatgcaacaacaacttcaacaacaacaaccatatgGTCAGCAACAggcacagcagcagcaacaacaaatgggtATGGGTCAAATGGGGCAACAACAGCAGGGCATGATGgggcaaccacaacaacaacagccgatGGGAGGACAAATGGGCCAAATGAACGCTATGGGTCAGATGGGGCAGATGAcgccacaacagcaacagcaacagcaacagcagcaacaacaacaacaacagcaacagcaacaacaaatgggtATGGGCGGGCAGATGGGACAAATGGGCCAAATGGGTGCGATGGGGCAGCAACAGCAGGCCGGCATGATGGGCGGCCAACAACAAATGGGCATGGGCGGTATGGCggggcaacaacaacagcagccgcCCGTAACGACTCAGTCATCTGGTGGCCTATTCTCCGGTGCTACAAGCCTACTCTCAGGTGCTACTTCGGCTGCCACCGGTGGTCTATTTGGTTCGAAACAACCACCGAAACAAGATCCAATGCAACCACCAGTCGGTGCGCAGCCAATGCAGCCAGGCCAACAACAGCCACCGCCGCAAGGACAACAGCCTCCGCCACAGGGTCAGGGACCAGGGGCGGGGCTGTTGGGCGGACTAAAAGGTATTGCAGCGGCGGCGCCCGGTGGGGATGTGCTTTCAAAAGGCAAAGATCTCTTCGGAAAATTCGGATTCGGCTTTGGCAAATAA